The following coding sequences are from one Halobacteriovorax sp. JY17 window:
- a CDS encoding aromatic ring-hydroxylating dioxygenase subunit alpha: MSVLAKTRIFNNTEAIIEGWYWALQSSELKKGKIKHLNLMGKDLAVYRGSDGVVRALSAHCPHMGAHLAEGKVEGNEVRCFFHHWKFDSEGNLNDIPCRDKVGLKVKQPNFPVEEKYGLIWIWTGSEAKRKLPFVPELEDQEVDSTLGTPFVKECHPNVMMINAIDAHHFYSVHNLPVKLFLKPRIIDSNTIQFNNETKMPDTNVLTRFLGKFYAGALTYSMCYFNASSGTVTIGPDFLHFHIMFAIRSTKEGKAEGQTVLITKKRKGVLGKIVNSVLLFATKIVGNYFAAGDTEVFKTIKFNFKHPLAEDHAIIKFIQHAEKQATCDWGYGKVIDENIEEMIEIQNGPIIPKRSEIKVKEEKRNV, encoded by the coding sequence ATGTCGGTTCTAGCAAAGACGAGAATATTTAATAATACCGAGGCCATTATTGAAGGCTGGTATTGGGCCTTACAATCAAGCGAGTTAAAGAAAGGTAAAATCAAGCATCTTAATTTGATGGGAAAAGATTTAGCTGTTTATAGAGGAAGTGATGGAGTTGTAAGAGCTCTATCTGCTCACTGCCCGCATATGGGGGCTCACCTTGCGGAAGGAAAAGTGGAAGGCAATGAAGTTCGCTGCTTCTTTCATCATTGGAAATTTGATAGCGAAGGAAATCTAAATGATATTCCTTGCAGAGATAAAGTAGGATTAAAAGTAAAGCAACCAAACTTTCCTGTTGAAGAGAAGTATGGACTGATATGGATTTGGACGGGAAGTGAGGCCAAGAGAAAACTTCCTTTTGTACCAGAACTAGAAGATCAAGAAGTTGATTCAACTCTTGGAACTCCCTTTGTAAAAGAATGCCACCCAAATGTGATGATGATTAACGCGATTGATGCTCACCACTTTTATAGCGTCCATAATCTACCCGTAAAATTATTTTTAAAACCTAGAATTATTGATTCAAATACAATTCAATTTAATAATGAAACAAAAATGCCTGATACGAATGTCTTAACTCGTTTTCTTGGAAAGTTCTACGCAGGAGCTCTGACGTATTCGATGTGCTACTTCAATGCCTCAAGTGGAACAGTGACTATTGGTCCAGACTTTCTACACTTTCATATTATGTTCGCGATAAGAAGTACAAAGGAAGGAAAGGCCGAAGGGCAGACAGTTCTTATAACTAAAAAGAGAAAAGGTGTACTTGGAAAAATCGTAAATTCAGTCCTTCTATTTGCCACAAAGATCGTAGGTAATTACTTCGCCGCAGGAGATACTGAAGTCTTTAAGACTATTAAATTCAATTTTAAACACCCATTGGCCGAAGACCACGCCATTATAAAGTTTATTCAGCATGCAGAAAAGCAAGCTACTTGCGACTGGGGCTATGGCAAAGTTATTGATGAAAATATTGAAGAGATGATTGAAATTCAAAATGGACCAATCATTCCAAAGAGAAGTGAGATAAAAGTTAAAGAGGAGAAGAGAAATGTCTAA
- a CDS encoding ferritin-like domain-containing protein, with product MTKTLDVNVHMNSLHTHRDSSLGRVVASRYKKILANTSEEKFWDETSFELNHVDIFRNCSADLREKIIFENCQDRIEEAFHIEKSGMAYGAKMTLLSETLDERILYGTFTGDESRHFQLISKYIQRREISAEGNPFLQLLSSMIETAPKKSLVFMIQVLLEGWGMDHYNSMAKSCLNSSLKEDLSSILADEASHHGSGLILFNEKNLSLEDRDYIKLSLESFFSMVQCGPLSVFNRVTESVNGLSTNNKREILIQMNAMKSTQTKLDQLVSLMKKSGAHDLLSEMDSRGKLKSFDIDQMLSIA from the coding sequence ATGACTAAGACGCTAGATGTAAATGTTCACATGAATTCATTGCACACTCATAGAGACTCCTCTCTTGGAAGAGTTGTAGCGTCAAGATATAAGAAGATTCTCGCTAACACTAGCGAAGAAAAATTCTGGGATGAAACTTCCTTTGAGCTAAACCATGTAGATATTTTTAGAAATTGCAGTGCAGATTTAAGAGAGAAGATAATTTTTGAAAATTGTCAGGATAGAATTGAAGAAGCTTTTCATATTGAAAAGTCGGGAATGGCCTATGGTGCGAAGATGACGCTTCTAAGTGAAACTCTTGATGAGAGAATTCTCTATGGTACTTTCACAGGAGACGAATCGAGACATTTTCAGCTCATTTCAAAGTATATACAAAGAAGAGAAATAAGTGCTGAAGGCAATCCTTTTTTACAACTTCTAAGTTCAATGATTGAAACGGCACCTAAGAAGTCTCTTGTCTTTATGATTCAAGTTCTACTTGAAGGGTGGGGAATGGATCACTATAATTCAATGGCGAAGAGTTGTCTTAATAGCTCTTTAAAAGAAGATCTCTCTTCTATACTTGCAGATGAGGCTTCCCATCACGGAAGCGGACTGATCTTATTTAATGAAAAAAATCTCTCTCTTGAAGATAGAGATTATATAAAGCTTTCTCTTGAATCATTCTTTTCTATGGTTCAATGTGGGCCACTTTCTGTATTTAACCGTGTCACAGAGTCAGTTAATGGGCTAAGCACTAATAATAAGCGAGAAATTCTCATTCAAATGAATGCTATGAAATCTACCCAGACCAAGCTAGACCAGCTTGTGAGCTTAATGAAAAAGTCTGGAGCTCATGATTTATTGAGCGAGATGGACAGTAGAGGAAAATTAAAATCCTTTGATATTGATCAGATGCTTTCAATTGCCTAA
- a CDS encoding NIF family HAD-type phosphatase: MNKVLFLIFLVLISYGCANSGRAPASRSAEKIDIIFDLDWTLVKQVDTPGISRTNFLEVNGEFYRLGDGAIDLLEYLFARSEVRVSFFSGGKFERNSKLLKKIKTKYGSAFDNAHKVLSYDDLLEVSTDVTLAFSERLKKDVSLVNKDLSRVLLIDDDKRFIVGDSQRKNLLWMGETYKHFEEFSDITNSSDVYSPKTETKWLFDRKKLYMIKDILSESLDDSDNFLERVGKESMKWNFLRNTPTLEQRQKFLKELGSNSCSGIMEIFLIPRRL; the protein is encoded by the coding sequence GTGAATAAAGTTCTTTTCTTGATATTTTTGGTGTTAATTAGCTATGGGTGTGCAAACTCTGGGCGCGCTCCAGCGTCTAGAAGTGCCGAAAAAATTGATATTATTTTTGATTTAGATTGGACCCTTGTAAAACAAGTAGATACTCCTGGAATTTCTCGTACTAATTTTTTAGAAGTAAATGGAGAGTTCTACCGCTTAGGTGATGGAGCAATTGATCTCTTAGAATATCTCTTTGCAAGAAGTGAAGTTCGCGTGAGCTTCTTTAGTGGTGGAAAATTTGAGCGAAATAGTAAGCTCTTAAAGAAAATAAAAACAAAGTACGGAAGTGCTTTTGATAACGCCCATAAAGTTTTAAGTTACGATGATTTACTGGAAGTCTCAACAGATGTCACACTTGCCTTCTCTGAAAGATTAAAAAAGGATGTATCTTTAGTTAATAAGGATTTATCAAGAGTTCTCTTAATTGATGACGATAAGAGATTTATAGTGGGAGATTCACAGAGAAAAAATCTTCTATGGATGGGTGAGACTTATAAACACTTTGAAGAATTCTCTGATATTACTAATTCAAGTGATGTCTATTCCCCTAAGACTGAGACGAAATGGCTCTTTGACCGAAAGAAGCTCTACATGATTAAAGATATTCTTTCAGAGTCATTAGATGATAGTGATAATTTTCTTGAGCGAGTAGGCAAAGAGTCGATGAAGTGGAATTTTCTTCGCAATACTCCTACACTAGAGCAGAGACAGAAATTCTTAAAAGAACTAGGTAGCAATAGTTGTAGCGGAATAATGGAAATTTTTCTTATTCCTAGGAGATTATAG
- a CDS encoding sterol desaturase family protein yields MDLKWWIELSIFSLLILFTVLGRERRERIIKKSFDDWASDLINLFIQGTLVPVLQIYILLKALRFTVPNLESSWALGWAGAIFLNLIIVDYTYYFFHRSFHKDSLWGFHLLHHSVSDFDIFASARNTIWTTFLLPYVWLNSIFLFLINDKTTYLICVSATGMLDLWRHSRLAPKEKGPIFKFLATFLITPHEHGWHHSKGISKKNFGANLCLWDKLHGTYHQNSRFPKEMGYPIKSNLRTKLFFPNKLKRENS; encoded by the coding sequence TTGGATTTAAAGTGGTGGATTGAACTCTCCATATTCTCCTTGCTCATTCTCTTCACGGTGCTAGGTAGAGAAAGGCGTGAGAGAATAATCAAAAAGAGCTTTGATGATTGGGCCAGCGACCTCATAAATCTCTTTATTCAAGGAACTCTTGTTCCAGTACTTCAAATTTATATTCTTCTTAAGGCCCTTAGATTTACAGTTCCGAATCTGGAAAGTTCATGGGCACTTGGATGGGCAGGTGCTATTTTTTTAAATCTCATTATTGTCGATTACACTTACTACTTCTTTCATCGTAGCTTCCACAAGGATTCACTTTGGGGATTTCACTTACTACATCACTCAGTAAGTGATTTTGATATATTTGCCAGCGCTAGAAATACAATTTGGACAACTTTTCTTCTCCCATATGTATGGCTTAATTCTATTTTCTTATTTCTCATTAATGATAAGACAACTTATTTAATTTGTGTCTCTGCCACAGGAATGCTTGATCTTTGGAGACATTCAAGACTTGCTCCCAAAGAGAAAGGTCCCATCTTTAAATTCCTTGCGACTTTTCTCATCACTCCCCATGAGCACGGCTGGCATCACTCTAAAGGAATCTCCAAGAAGAACTTTGGGGCCAACCTCTGTCTTTGGGATAAACTACACGGAACTTATCATCAGAATTCAAGATTTCCAAAAGAGATGGGCTATCCTATTAAATCAAACCTTAGAACAAAATTATTCTTCCCAAATAAATTAAAGCGAGAAAACTCATGA
- a CDS encoding M12 family metallopeptidase, with protein sequence MFKVCSYVSFMTLKVVTEESMKRAKFLILRIILISFMALASVQGQIILKKNKWAPGQSLNVLFMNGSLEEKFLFKRAIEIWAKYVNLKFEFHSTLEQGGKLNSKFKTNTIRVKFNKDEGNFSPLGNRFNINSTDSISYLNIKESPDQKIKFISKSAHEIGHALGLMHEHQHPDLIFYKDEDEMIQICRYQFLLDVEKPENLKICKINLTGITHEEAREYGMGLSDFDQQSIMLYSDISNTTKGFFDTSVSLADKTFIAREYPHEEELEIEVVGRMHISDTQEEREWILKEYKQNDCALISEGDHLYLTKQTRDRSVKVRMTAMSAIDNYFTACVRNSK encoded by the coding sequence ATGTTTAAAGTTTGCTCATATGTATCATTTATGACGTTAAAAGTAGTCACTGAGGAAAGTATGAAAAGGGCCAAATTCTTAATTCTTAGAATCATTCTAATAAGTTTCATGGCACTTGCGAGTGTGCAGGGACAGATTATACTCAAAAAGAATAAGTGGGCCCCAGGGCAAAGTCTAAATGTACTCTTTATGAATGGAAGCCTAGAGGAGAAGTTTCTTTTTAAAAGAGCAATCGAGATCTGGGCGAAGTATGTAAACTTGAAGTTTGAGTTTCACTCAACTTTGGAGCAAGGTGGAAAATTAAATTCTAAATTTAAAACCAATACAATTAGAGTGAAATTTAATAAGGATGAAGGAAATTTCTCTCCGCTTGGAAATCGCTTTAATATAAATTCTACCGATAGTATTTCTTACTTAAATATTAAAGAGTCTCCAGATCAAAAGATAAAATTTATATCAAAATCGGCCCATGAAATAGGGCATGCCCTAGGTCTGATGCATGAGCATCAGCATCCAGACTTAATCTTCTACAAAGACGAAGATGAAATGATCCAAATCTGCAGGTATCAATTTTTATTAGATGTGGAAAAGCCAGAAAATCTTAAAATCTGCAAGATCAATCTCACAGGAATAACTCATGAAGAAGCGAGAGAATATGGGATGGGACTATCAGACTTTGACCAACAATCTATTATGCTCTATTCGGATATATCTAATACCACTAAGGGATTCTTTGATACAAGTGTATCACTTGCCGATAAAACTTTTATTGCAAGAGAATATCCTCATGAAGAAGAGTTGGAGATAGAGGTCGTAGGAAGAATGCATATAAGTGACACTCAAGAAGAGAGGGAGTGGATACTAAAGGAATATAAGCAGAATGATTGTGCCTTAATTAGTGAAGGAGATCATTTATATTTAACAAAGCAAACAAGAGATAGATCAGTAAAAGTAAGAATGACAGCAATGTCTGCAATTGATAATTACTTCACTGCATGCGTGAGAAATTCAAAGTAG
- a CDS encoding acyl transferase, which produces MTIWSKVFSLFPALHIGIILYSIYLSISSPSALSFSFIFLSIYIFPLLAFRILNFFAPIKEGVSDILNDRFSPWWAGHQIQMLFISIPSLEAILRIIPGLFSLWLRCWGSKVGKRVYWTPGSVHYDRNLLRIGNGVIFGERSTTVCHVITPKDGKGLLRIKFIEIEDYAFIGAGCVLSPGVIVESGVMIKAGTDVYPMRRVTKNGEVKIDD; this is translated from the coding sequence ATGACTATTTGGAGTAAAGTATTCTCCCTATTTCCAGCATTGCATATAGGAATAATTCTCTATAGTATTTATCTATCTATAAGTTCTCCTAGTGCTCTAAGTTTTAGTTTTATTTTCCTTTCAATTTATATATTTCCACTTTTGGCCTTTAGAATTCTAAACTTCTTCGCCCCGATCAAAGAAGGTGTTTCTGATATTCTAAATGATAGATTCTCTCCCTGGTGGGCGGGACATCAAATTCAAATGCTCTTTATTTCAATTCCCTCCCTAGAGGCCATACTAAGAATTATTCCAGGTTTATTTTCCCTGTGGCTCAGGTGCTGGGGTTCTAAAGTTGGCAAAAGAGTTTACTGGACTCCTGGTAGTGTTCACTACGATAGAAACCTCCTAAGAATAGGAAATGGAGTCATCTTCGGAGAACGTTCGACAACTGTCTGCCATGTGATTACTCCAAAAGATGGAAAGGGACTTCTTCGAATTAAATTTATTGAAATAGAAGACTATGCTTTTATTGGCGCAGGTTGCGTTCTAAGTCCCGGAGTAATTGTCGAATCTGGAGTCATGATAAAAGCGGGAACAGATGTCTACCCAATGAGAAGAGTGACAAAGAACGGTGAAGTCAAAATTGATGATTAA
- a CDS encoding aromatic ring-hydroxylating dioxygenase subunit alpha, with the protein MENTSKINFKNFWYIACESKELKGEEVLARTILNEWIALFRGSDGRPVALLDRCIHRNSQLSKGWVKNGQLQCSYHGWTFDKEGKLTSIPSEGPNQNKVGSRCAKKFECMEQDGLIYVRLEKNEDLDIPPHRMPHYGENGWQTVRLFNVFKNSVINCAENYIDVPHTVFVHDKIFRDALDEKVTTKVQRKDGAVHIEYIGETDNLGWFSWFLNPKKVPIIHIDHYYMPNITSVQYVFGKKEFWITSQCIPINDELTWVWTDLTYKFGPIGVLAKPIVAFQGQRVIDQDIVALDNQMEVIKKYGENFSNATADVIHIFIESIYNAIKEGKDPRELAEKNNEVVFWI; encoded by the coding sequence TTGGAAAATACTTCAAAAATAAATTTTAAAAACTTCTGGTACATCGCCTGTGAATCAAAAGAACTTAAAGGCGAAGAAGTCCTTGCGAGAACTATTCTTAACGAGTGGATAGCTCTCTTCAGGGGAAGTGATGGAAGACCTGTCGCTCTTCTTGACCGTTGTATTCACAGAAATAGCCAACTCTCTAAGGGCTGGGTAAAGAATGGACAACTCCAGTGTAGTTATCACGGCTGGACTTTTGATAAAGAAGGAAAACTTACTTCCATTCCCTCAGAAGGCCCAAATCAAAATAAGGTCGGCTCAAGATGTGCAAAGAAATTCGAGTGCATGGAACAAGACGGACTTATCTATGTTCGCCTAGAAAAGAATGAAGACCTAGATATTCCTCCACATAGAATGCCTCACTACGGAGAAAATGGCTGGCAAACAGTAAGACTCTTCAATGTCTTTAAAAATAGTGTTATCAACTGCGCTGAAAATTATATTGATGTTCCACACACAGTATTTGTTCATGACAAAATTTTCAGAGACGCTCTAGATGAGAAAGTCACAACTAAAGTTCAAAGAAAAGATGGAGCCGTTCATATAGAGTATATCGGAGAAACTGATAATCTGGGGTGGTTTTCTTGGTTTTTAAATCCAAAGAAAGTTCCTATTATTCATATAGATCACTACTACATGCCCAATATTACCTCTGTTCAATACGTCTTTGGAAAGAAAGAATTTTGGATAACGAGCCAGTGTATTCCCATAAATGATGAACTCACTTGGGTGTGGACAGATCTCACTTATAAATTTGGCCCTATTGGCGTCCTCGCAAAACCAATTGTCGCTTTCCAAGGGCAGAGAGTTATTGATCAAGATATCGTGGCCCTTGATAATCAAATGGAAGTTATTAAGAAATACGGAGAAAACTTCTCAAACGCTACAGCAGATGTCATACATATCTTCATTGAATCAATCTATAATGCGATCAAAGAAGGCAAAGATCCACGGGAGCTTGCCGAGAAGAATAATGAGGTCGTCTTTTGGATTTAA
- a CDS encoding GH3 auxin-responsive promoter family protein → MIKLLFTKIFITLYQFFFKSTYTKFLSDLESPEKVQDQTLEDILELYNASPIAENLKLRNYEDFRTLPISDYADIEEDLKDHRLFPREVKTFEKTSGSSGKNKLIPYSKELLKSFQKLFIIWTMDILSHIKFEKLTFYFSISPQFKELNSKAENEYETLESDKDYLGPLLSNIGSPFFVEVPFIRELKDPYEFKLLLSLYLISRRDLEIISIWSPSFLTELCHFIKENESTLIKLLNKGEYKEKWKFKTLSLERLTLQTSFPSLKFISSWGSVNAREQFKELEELFPNVTIQRKGLLATEAPITLPLFSAKGFLPILSEVFFEFLNEEGNILRLHQLEVGGVYEIIISQKGGLYRYRIKDQIIVTHFYKSTPCFDFYGRRDALSDLVGEKLHERDIQDSFKDTSAKVAIPSLKGKCYYILSSKDLEIKEKEKIQIRLEENYHYQNSIKLGQLKSLQFLTIKDCQEKISIFYQEVRKINKGDQKLSQLLYRESDDELINYLLGLDQDESSNRFK, encoded by the coding sequence ATGATTAAATTACTCTTTACTAAAATATTCATTACTCTCTACCAATTCTTCTTTAAAAGTACTTACACTAAATTCTTGTCCGATCTAGAATCTCCCGAAAAAGTGCAAGATCAAACTTTAGAAGATATCTTAGAGCTCTATAACGCTTCTCCTATTGCTGAAAATTTAAAACTAAGAAACTATGAAGACTTTAGAACTCTCCCCATCTCCGACTACGCCGATATTGAAGAAGATTTAAAGGACCATAGACTGTTTCCAAGAGAAGTAAAAACTTTTGAAAAAACCTCTGGTAGCTCTGGCAAGAACAAGCTGATTCCTTACTCCAAAGAACTTCTAAAGAGTTTTCAAAAGCTCTTCATTATTTGGACAATGGATATTCTCTCCCATATAAAATTTGAAAAACTCACCTTCTACTTTTCAATATCACCCCAATTTAAGGAATTAAATTCCAAAGCTGAAAATGAATATGAAACCTTAGAATCAGACAAAGATTATCTGGGCCCTTTACTCTCTAATATAGGCTCTCCTTTCTTTGTAGAAGTTCCTTTTATTAGAGAATTAAAAGATCCTTATGAATTTAAATTACTTCTAAGCCTCTACTTAATTAGTAGAAGAGATTTAGAGATCATCTCTATCTGGTCACCAAGCTTTCTAACTGAATTATGTCACTTCATTAAAGAGAATGAATCGACGCTTATCAAATTATTGAATAAGGGTGAGTATAAAGAAAAATGGAAGTTTAAAACGCTCTCATTAGAAAGACTTACACTACAGACCTCATTTCCTTCTCTGAAGTTTATTTCCTCTTGGGGAAGTGTCAATGCAAGAGAGCAATTTAAAGAGTTAGAAGAATTATTTCCAAATGTCACAATTCAAAGAAAGGGCCTTCTTGCTACTGAAGCTCCCATAACTCTTCCTCTCTTTTCTGCCAAGGGATTTCTCCCTATACTAAGTGAGGTCTTCTTTGAGTTCTTGAATGAGGAGGGAAATATTCTAAGGCTACATCAACTTGAAGTTGGCGGGGTCTATGAAATTATCATCTCGCAAAAAGGAGGACTCTATAGATATAGAATAAAAGATCAAATTATTGTCACCCACTTCTATAAGTCAACTCCATGCTTTGATTTCTACGGAAGGCGAGACGCTCTTAGCGATCTTGTTGGAGAGAAACTTCATGAAAGAGATATTCAGGACTCTTTTAAAGACACATCAGCAAAGGTGGCAATTCCTTCGTTAAAAGGAAAGTGTTATTATATTTTGAGTTCGAAAGATCTAGAAATAAAAGAAAAAGAGAAAATACAAATACGCTTAGAAGAGAATTATCACTATCAAAACTCCATAAAACTTGGACAACTTAAGAGCTTACAATTTCTAACCATTAAAGACTGCCAAGAGAAAATCTCAATATTCTACCAAGAAGTTAGAAAAATAAATAAAGGAGATCAAAAGCTATCACAACTTCTTTATAGAGAATCAGATGATGAACTCATTAATTACTTACTAGGTCTTGACCAAGATGAATCTTCTAATCGGTTCAAGTAA
- a CDS encoding aromatic ring-hydroxylating dioxygenase subunit alpha, producing MPKKLTSEFNQQTQPVRKHKVFNNWDIVTKGWYVACESSELKSGKVLSTYLNGQKLVLWRTKDGVACTDGFCPHMGVDLAIGKVVDEKLQCFFHHWQFDKGANCVHIPCGEEVPKNLKFNSYATEEKYGHIWVWPEAQTEEAVLDIPGLEGHELIYKADKAYERTCHYHITMINGIDPQHLRTVHNISIDMDIDIDETKSNHIEFTLNGKFPKATLQERMGKFLLGESYSYSMKYADGCLAALTMLRGAKLFNKYALPELKMLFAYSLVEEGKILVRPIFVNKKSKGIFAPFFNFFKLFMTKRFFKMLQGEDGMVYENIRFNTTAFLKLDAPVVKYISYLNRLEDSSWSRPSK from the coding sequence ATGCCAAAGAAATTAACATCAGAATTTAATCAGCAAACACAACCTGTAAGAAAACATAAGGTTTTCAATAATTGGGACATTGTCACCAAGGGCTGGTATGTGGCCTGTGAGTCAAGTGAATTAAAGTCCGGAAAAGTCTTAAGTACTTACTTGAATGGACAGAAGCTCGTTCTTTGGAGAACTAAAGATGGAGTTGCCTGCACAGATGGATTCTGCCCGCATATGGGAGTGGACTTAGCTATAGGGAAAGTTGTTGATGAGAAACTACAATGCTTCTTTCATCACTGGCAATTCGATAAAGGCGCAAACTGTGTTCACATTCCATGTGGTGAAGAGGTTCCAAAGAATTTAAAATTTAATTCCTACGCCACTGAAGAAAAATATGGACATATCTGGGTGTGGCCAGAAGCTCAGACCGAAGAGGCCGTCCTTGATATTCCAGGTCTTGAAGGGCATGAGCTTATTTATAAGGCCGATAAGGCCTATGAGAGAACATGTCACTATCATATTACAATGATTAATGGGATCGACCCTCAACACCTAAGAACAGTTCACAATATAAGTATTGATATGGATATTGATATTGATGAAACAAAGAGTAATCATATTGAGTTTACTCTTAATGGCAAGTTCCCAAAGGCAACCCTGCAGGAGAGGATGGGAAAATTTCTCTTAGGGGAGAGTTATTCTTACTCTATGAAGTATGCAGATGGATGTCTTGCTGCTCTAACGATGCTTAGAGGAGCAAAGCTATTTAATAAGTACGCTCTACCTGAGCTCAAGATGCTCTTTGCCTATTCCTTAGTTGAAGAAGGCAAGATTTTGGTGCGTCCTATTTTTGTGAATAAGAAATCGAAGGGAATCTTTGCTCCTTTTTTTAATTTCTTTAAGTTATTTATGACAAAGAGATTCTTTAAGATGCTTCAAGGTGAAGATGGAATGGTCTATGAGAATATTAGATTCAATACTACGGCCTTTTTAAAACTCGATGCTCCTGTGGTTAAGTATATTAGTTACTTGAACCGATTAGAAGATTCATCTTGGTCAAGACCTAGTAAGTAA
- a CDS encoding 2Fe-2S iron-sulfur cluster-binding protein — translation MSLSKIKIKGIEEELEVESGKHLSELLTASNSPILFGCRTGICGTCLIRVHDGKENINPPCADEAEFLEIVAEGDSKMRLACKVIINGNINIEYIGK, via the coding sequence ATGTCGCTTAGTAAAATTAAAATTAAAGGTATTGAGGAAGAACTTGAGGTGGAGTCTGGAAAACACCTAAGTGAATTATTGACTGCTTCCAACTCTCCTATTCTCTTTGGTTGTAGAACAGGTATCTGTGGAACTTGTCTCATCAGAGTTCATGATGGCAAAGAAAATATTAATCCCCCATGTGCTGACGAAGCAGAATTTCTAGAAATTGTTGCAGAAGGTGATTCAAAAATGAGACTTGCCTGCAAAGTAATTATTAATGGAAATATAAATATTGAATATATTGGAAAATAG
- a CDS encoding P-aminobenzoate N-oxygenase AurF, giving the protein MRKNLYQRESNTLAEDKLTVKKLEFNHRKNKEQDHTELLDSSAKAFNYSDCKDEYWNPEKFSLLYGTPLWDEASKTERVLLNQIYWVAYYSQIISAEIATIFYNQTASAGLYGLEDFRLVCETLDFESMQERAHIDAFKNISEQFEEEVFGERIFTYPMRPYYWETMIFQKTNMLKRFWKSIQLQSYALLSSNNAFIGCQYLTVRGLRTLNGKIVQHQLSKYFTDHEDKENAPIPSKVSYYHFMDESYHFNSSNIIGSDIIKNLAPPTAFESFIANLGIRGTLKDHSNFNISVNGIFWYEPAIYETLFKLLQSSAFNFKQADALQMLKRCFTQENQGITEAFETQQTALESYRNYLSNIEYVSKSNKLGGAMVNTSIENYLAENRRQFFEFERKKNVA; this is encoded by the coding sequence ATGCGAAAGAATCTCTACCAAAGAGAGAGTAATACTCTGGCCGAAGATAAGCTCACAGTAAAGAAGCTGGAGTTCAATCACAGGAAGAATAAAGAACAAGACCATACAGAACTCTTAGACAGCTCTGCGAAGGCCTTCAATTATTCTGATTGTAAAGATGAGTACTGGAATCCAGAAAAGTTCTCTCTTCTCTATGGAACACCCCTTTGGGATGAAGCTTCAAAGACTGAAAGAGTTCTCTTGAATCAAATCTACTGGGTGGCCTACTACTCTCAAATTATTTCAGCGGAGATCGCTACCATTTTCTATAACCAAACCGCTTCAGCTGGCCTCTATGGATTAGAAGACTTTAGACTCGTCTGTGAGACTCTTGATTTTGAATCTATGCAGGAGAGAGCTCATATTGACGCCTTTAAAAATATTTCTGAGCAATTTGAAGAAGAGGTCTTTGGAGAGAGAATATTTACATATCCCATGCGTCCCTATTACTGGGAAACGATGATTTTTCAAAAGACGAATATGCTAAAGCGCTTTTGGAAATCTATTCAACTACAGTCCTACGCTCTTCTTTCATCAAATAATGCGTTCATTGGATGCCAATATTTAACAGTGAGAGGACTTAGAACTCTTAATGGAAAAATTGTTCAACATCAACTTAGTAAGTACTTCACTGACCATGAAGATAAGGAAAATGCTCCTATTCCTTCAAAAGTCAGTTACTACCACTTTATGGATGAATCCTATCATTTCAATAGTTCAAATATTATAGGAAGTGACATTATTAAGAATTTAGCTCCGCCAACGGCCTTTGAAAGCTTTATTGCAAACTTAGGAATAAGAGGAACACTAAAGGATCACTCCAATTTTAATATTAGTGTGAACGGAATATTTTGGTATGAGCCAGCTATCTATGAAACACTTTTCAAACTGCTACAAAGTAGTGCCTTTAACTTTAAACAAGCGGATGCTCTCCAAATGCTAAAGAGATGTTTCACTCAAGAAAATCAAGGCATAACAGAGGCCTTTGAAACACAGCAAACGGCCCTTGAGAGCTATCGAAATTATCTCTCTAATATTGAATATGTTTCTAAATCAAATAAACTTGGCGGAGCGATGGTAAATACTTCTATCGAAAATTACTTGGCCGAAAACAGAAGACAATTCTTTGAATTTGAAAGGAAGAAAAATGTCGCTTAG